The following proteins are encoded in a genomic region of Planococcus lenghuensis:
- a CDS encoding sortase domain-containing protein yields MLLIQCMQGLIRKNWRKESAITRKALAQKWITILCWKAIGIQYFVSEVGEGGYLIVKTAAGEFTYQVNKVRIGDDMDKTVIVPIEETRLILIACYPLNFIENAPKRYVLVAELINLAAYQTSEPLYLHCFCFNLV; encoded by the coding sequence ATGCTGCTTATCCAATGTATGCAGGGGCTGATTCGGAAGAACTGGCGAAAGGAATCGGCCATTACTCGAAAAGCGCTCGCCCAGAAATGGATCACAATACTGTGTTGGAAGGCGATCGGGATACAGTATTTCGTGAGTGAGGTTGGAGAAGGAGGTTACCTGATCGTAAAGACAGCAGCAGGGGAATTCACCTATCAAGTAAACAAGGTAAGAATCGGTGATGATATGGATAAGACGGTCATTGTTCCAATTGAAGAAACAAGGTTGATACTCATTGCCTGTTATCCACTCAATTTTATTGAGAACGCACCTAAACGGTATGTATTGGTCGCTGAGTTAATCAATTTGGCAGCGTATCAAACAAGTGAACCCCTCTATTTGCACTGTTTCTGTTTTAACTTGGTTTAA
- a CDS encoding C39 family peptidase has product MKTSHKFLRFICLFSISFFAIDYFSKHVNASSDNFFLETFMWKQSQTAESSRIFIVTNARNGQPLADYMIHVLDKSNDSLVASAKSGESGQMKVKGLIDGKEYQIKVLFPDANSPSFEEETTYIHETTSVSFPIEIYVERKASHLNVPTVFQKPELPNGCEITALTALLNYHGIEVSKTTMADDYLPQESLGYHNSVKIGPNPYHAYAGNPRDSDDGWYVFANPIVEAANSIIAEKGKGLKAENVGGSTREEILSYIDQDIPVAIWVTLDLSPPIKRGGWYIKETSEFHPSFINLHTVVLDGWEDGEVYVMDPLKGRLSHPEDVFFESYKALGSQAVIIK; this is encoded by the coding sequence TTGAAAACATCCCATAAATTCCTTCGTTTCATATGTTTATTTTCGATTTCCTTTTTTGCTATCGATTACTTTTCCAAACATGTAAATGCTTCAAGTGATAATTTCTTCCTTGAAACTTTTATGTGGAAGCAGTCGCAAACAGCAGAATCTTCACGGATTTTTATAGTAACAAATGCTCGAAACGGCCAACCTTTAGCAGATTACATGATTCACGTACTGGACAAAAGCAATGATTCTCTTGTTGCATCAGCAAAGTCTGGTGAATCAGGACAAATGAAAGTAAAGGGACTGATAGACGGTAAAGAATATCAGATAAAGGTGCTCTTTCCCGATGCGAACTCACCGTCTTTTGAGGAGGAAACAACCTACATACATGAAACGACATCTGTTTCATTCCCGATAGAGATTTATGTTGAACGGAAAGCAAGTCATTTAAATGTACCCACTGTCTTCCAAAAGCCCGAGCTTCCGAACGGATGTGAAATCACTGCGCTGACGGCCCTTCTAAACTATCATGGAATAGAAGTTTCAAAAACAACAATGGCGGATGATTACTTACCACAAGAATCACTTGGCTACCATAATAGTGTGAAAATAGGTCCCAACCCCTATCACGCCTATGCCGGGAATCCCCGGGATTCGGACGATGGGTGGTATGTTTTTGCCAATCCAATTGTCGAAGCGGCTAATAGTATTATTGCTGAAAAAGGAAAAGGATTGAAAGCGGAAAATGTAGGCGGAAGTACGCGCGAGGAAATCTTGTCATATATTGACCAAGATATCCCCGTAGCTATTTGGGTGACGCTTGATTTATCGCCCCCTATTAAGCGTGGGGGCTGGTATATTAAAGAAACGAGTGAATTTCATCCTTCGTTTATCAACCTTCATACCGTAGTCTTGGATGGCTGGGAGGATGGGGAGGTTTACGTAATGGATCCGCTCAAAGGCCGGCTCAGTCACCCAGAAGATGTATTTTTCGAGAGCTACAAAGCGCTTGGAAGCCAAGCTGTCATCATCAAATAA
- the lgt gene encoding prolipoprotein diacylglyceryl transferase, whose product MNFVVAAIDPIAISLGPIDVRWYGVIIVTGIILAYLLGQREMVRRGFDPDFLTDMLLWAVPLSIIGARLYYVVFKWEYYSANPSQIFQVWEGGLAIHGAIITAIIVAYLFTRKRNASFLKVADILAPSLLLGQAIGRWGNFINQEAHGGEVTRNFLESLLLPDWIINQMYIEGSYYHPTFLYESIWNFLGVILLLLLRRVNLVRGEIFFFYLIWYSFGRFFIEGMRTDSLILELFGGLRAAQVISVVIIAVAVGLIIFRRMTIKKPAHYLD is encoded by the coding sequence GTGAATTTTGTTGTTGCCGCAATCGATCCGATTGCCATCTCACTTGGTCCGATTGATGTCCGCTGGTATGGTGTCATCATTGTGACGGGGATTATCTTGGCCTATCTTCTCGGACAGCGGGAAATGGTCAGACGGGGGTTTGACCCGGACTTCCTGACCGACATGCTGTTATGGGCGGTTCCGCTCTCCATTATAGGTGCCCGCCTTTACTATGTCGTCTTTAAGTGGGAGTACTACAGCGCCAACCCTTCCCAGATTTTTCAGGTGTGGGAGGGCGGTCTTGCCATTCATGGCGCCATTATTACGGCGATTATCGTTGCTTACCTGTTCACACGGAAACGGAATGCATCGTTCCTGAAAGTGGCGGATATACTGGCCCCAAGTCTTCTCCTTGGTCAGGCAATCGGCCGCTGGGGAAATTTCATTAACCAGGAAGCACACGGCGGTGAAGTGACGCGGAATTTCTTAGAGAGCTTATTGCTGCCTGACTGGATCATCAATCAGATGTACATAGAGGGGTCATACTATCATCCGACTTTTCTCTATGAATCCATATGGAATTTCCTTGGCGTCATCCTTCTGCTTCTGCTGCGCCGTGTGAATCTTGTAAGAGGAGAAATCTTCTTTTTCTATTTGATCTGGTATTCGTTCGGCCGCTTCTTTATTGAAGGAATGCGGACAGACAGCTTGATTCTTGAACTGTTTGGCGGATTGCGTGCGGCTCAAGTGATTTCGGTAGTTATTATCGCAGTAGCGGTAGGTCTTATTATTTTCCGGCGTATGACAATTAAAAAACCGGCACATTATCTCGACTGA
- a CDS encoding class D sortase, whose product MKRTRRMTTGGKAMYILSILLVFIGVAFAGYNTFAFAKGYLAGEKTDIEVDLQVQQARVDNEPESEVSQIIPTIRSEVDLDPLYKTYPEEREEFGELLIPKLDIVYPVIAGSDPEELAEGVGHYATSMLPGMKGNSVLAGHRDTVFRELGDVGEGDYLIVKTAAGEFTYQVSEVRIVDDMDKTVIVPTEEARLTLITCYPFGFVGDAPERYVLIAELIHSVKAENREAL is encoded by the coding sequence ATGAAAAGGACACGGCGAATGACGACAGGCGGAAAGGCGATGTATATATTGTCAATTCTCCTTGTGTTCATTGGAGTAGCGTTTGCTGGTTATAATACCTTTGCATTTGCTAAAGGTTACTTAGCAGGAGAAAAGACTGATATCGAAGTCGATCTGCAAGTCCAGCAAGCCCGGGTTGACAACGAACCTGAATCGGAAGTTTCTCAAATCATTCCCACAATTCGAAGTGAAGTTGATTTGGATCCGCTTTATAAAACCTATCCGGAAGAAAGAGAAGAGTTCGGCGAACTGCTGATCCCTAAACTCGATATAGTTTATCCAGTAATCGCAGGATCTGACCCGGAAGAACTTGCGGAGGGAGTCGGCCATTATGCTACAAGTATGCTGCCGGGAATGAAGGGGAACAGCGTGCTGGCGGGCCACCGAGATACAGTGTTCCGTGAACTTGGAGATGTTGGGGAAGGAGATTACTTGATCGTCAAAACGGCAGCAGGTGAATTCACCTATCAAGTCAGCGAAGTGAGAATTGTGGATGATATGGATAAAACGGTCATTGTCCCGACGGAAGAAGCACGACTTACACTCATCACTTGCTACCCGTTTGGTTTTGTTGGAGATGCTCCGGAACGGTATGTCCTAATTGCTGAACTTATCCATTCAGTTAAAGCTGAAAATAGGGAAGCTCTATAA